Proteins encoded in a region of the Isoalcanivorax pacificus W11-5 genome:
- a CDS encoding TonB-dependent siderophore receptor: protein MRRSSFRHLLAVATLVGTSAPLFVVFANSAHAQDAQLDEVEITGEGFKDASTEYSGAYTSNRVTIGRGERSLRDIPQSVGVITREQMNDQASQSIDDALGTMAGVTVNQFNTNAKSYSIRGFRVSTMLLDGSPYRADVGYTDTGAFDTAIFDRIEVLRGPSGMLQGAGEPSGTINLVRKRASTTPGASVAAAAGSWDTYRGEVDATGPLDDSGRLRGRFVAVYEDRGSYIDYVENEKTVIYGTLEYDITPDTTFSVGLMQQNGNGTPNLGLPARDDGKLLDLDREIFLGSKWDNKDELFQRYFAELEHRFANGGSFHIKANTMERYTDIKQSSAGNSQPSVGNNVIDMFPWRSKHTLRDSSLDVYTSQPVNWFGREHRVLVGASHQIGKTQLDWGGGTSGTIPQDIFNPDPNTPEPAFSISHLPTTTTTQTGLYAQGDFSVTDRTTLVLGGRFNWWESRNNRDASGDFEIDNEFTPYVGVLYDITEELTAYTSYTTIFQPQSDQDINFRPLEPRTGDQIEVGLKGEYFEGDLNWEAALFQINDKDRAVDVTGVTPTPDQNPWPMANAGKARSEGVELSVSGRPLDRLDITAGYAYIDTEFLNGAQDGLRLSPDTPEHNFALWARYRFSDNRLQGWRIGAGVNAQSSIYSQDGAIKTEEGGVALLSAMVGYRLNAHFDVTLKGNNLTDKEYYSAVSAWSRQNHYGDPRNYMLTMRYTY, encoded by the coding sequence ATGCGTCGTTCTTCCTTCCGCCACCTGCTTGCCGTGGCGACCCTGGTGGGGACTTCTGCCCCGCTGTTTGTTGTTTTTGCCAATTCAGCCCACGCCCAGGATGCCCAACTCGACGAGGTGGAGATCACCGGCGAGGGCTTCAAGGACGCCAGCACCGAATACAGCGGCGCCTATACATCGAATCGCGTCACCATCGGCCGTGGTGAGCGCTCCCTGCGCGACATTCCGCAATCGGTGGGCGTGATTACCCGTGAGCAGATGAATGACCAGGCTTCACAATCCATCGATGACGCCCTGGGCACCATGGCCGGGGTAACCGTCAACCAGTTCAACACCAACGCCAAGAGCTATTCGATACGGGGCTTCCGAGTCTCAACCATGCTGCTCGACGGCAGCCCTTACCGTGCTGACGTCGGCTATACGGATACCGGCGCCTTCGATACGGCGATCTTCGACCGCATCGAAGTCTTGCGCGGCCCGAGTGGCATGCTGCAGGGCGCGGGCGAGCCCAGCGGCACCATCAATCTGGTGCGCAAGCGTGCCTCCACCACCCCCGGCGCCAGCGTCGCCGCCGCGGCCGGTTCCTGGGACACCTACCGCGGTGAAGTGGACGCCACCGGCCCGCTGGATGACAGTGGCCGGCTGCGCGGACGCTTTGTGGCGGTCTATGAAGATCGCGGTTCGTACATTGACTATGTTGAAAACGAAAAGACCGTTATCTACGGCACGCTTGAGTACGACATCACACCGGACACCACTTTCTCCGTGGGGCTGATGCAGCAGAATGGCAACGGCACACCCAACCTGGGCCTGCCTGCCCGGGATGACGGCAAACTGCTGGACCTGGACCGGGAAATCTTCCTCGGTTCCAAATGGGACAACAAGGACGAGCTGTTCCAGCGCTACTTTGCCGAACTGGAACACAGGTTTGCCAACGGTGGCAGTTTCCATATCAAGGCCAACACCATGGAGCGCTACACCGACATCAAACAGAGCAGCGCCGGCAACAGCCAGCCCTCTGTCGGTAATAACGTGATCGACATGTTCCCCTGGCGTTCAAAGCACACCCTGCGTGACAGCTCACTGGACGTGTACACCAGCCAGCCAGTGAACTGGTTCGGGCGTGAGCACCGCGTGCTGGTGGGCGCCTCACACCAGATTGGCAAGACGCAGCTCGACTGGGGCGGCGGCACGAGCGGCACCATCCCGCAGGACATTTTCAATCCGGACCCGAACACACCGGAACCGGCATTCAGCATTTCGCACCTGCCCACCACCACCACGACCCAGACCGGCCTGTACGCACAGGGTGATTTCTCTGTCACCGACCGGACCACACTGGTGCTGGGTGGCCGCTTCAACTGGTGGGAGAGCCGCAACAACCGCGATGCGTCCGGTGATTTCGAGATCGACAACGAGTTCACGCCCTATGTCGGCGTGCTTTACGACATCACGGAAGAACTCACCGCCTACACCAGCTACACCACCATCTTCCAGCCGCAATCCGACCAGGACATCAACTTCCGTCCGCTGGAGCCGCGTACCGGCGACCAGATCGAGGTGGGCCTGAAAGGCGAATATTTCGAAGGCGACCTGAACTGGGAAGCCGCCCTCTTCCAGATCAACGACAAGGATCGTGCCGTGGATGTGACCGGTGTGACACCGACACCGGACCAGAACCCGTGGCCGATGGCCAACGCGGGCAAGGCACGCAGTGAAGGGGTCGAGCTGTCGGTCAGCGGCCGTCCGCTCGATCGTCTCGACATTACCGCCGGCTACGCCTATATCGACACCGAATTTCTCAACGGTGCCCAGGACGGCCTGCGTCTGTCGCCGGACACACCGGAACATAATTTCGCACTGTGGGCCCGCTACCGCTTTTCCGACAACCGGCTGCAAGGCTGGCGTATCGGTGCGGGTGTCAATGCGCAAAGCAGCATTTATTCCCAGGATGGCGCCATCAAGACTGAAGAAGGCGGCGTTGCACTGCTGTCCGCCATGGTCGGCTATCGCCTCAATGCCCATTTCGACGTGACGCTCAAAGGCAATAACCTGACTGACAAGGAGTACTACTCCGCTGTCTCCGCCTGGAGCCGCCAGAACCACTATGGCGACCCGCGCAACTACATGCTGACCATGCGCTACACTTACTGA
- a CDS encoding GNAT family N-acetyltransferase: MPDTATEQRLSPSFVSRPRGTTYLATGESHRLSLVRLPERRHSPWTLRVRGDLLTLAWQGEQLPDTDDVLAALEATFSRTPGTRALGLRVPAPLHAELRRLGVLIPDTHHGHVVLQSLLWQQGTLWLGDGHAPDFPVQHVMQDGRRHPLRAPKPAGVVYRRHIPWLNATFSLRVADIDTDLPRFHRWMNDPVVAHFWEEQGELSHHRQYLERVTHAPGILPLIAAFDDTPFGYIEAYWAREDRIAPYYDTDDFDRGWHVLVGDAAFRGKPWLAAWMPSVSHYLFLADHRTRRLVIEPRSDNDRMLRNLSRCGYALVKTFDFPHKHAVLGMLSREHFFNERLWVPAPPHPGAPFSSPSGPFPTESNE; the protein is encoded by the coding sequence GTGCCGGACACTGCCACCGAACAACGCCTGTCGCCAAGTTTTGTCTCGCGGCCGCGTGGCACGACTTACCTGGCCACAGGCGAATCGCATCGCCTGAGCCTGGTGCGGCTGCCCGAACGCCGGCACAGCCCCTGGACACTGCGCGTGCGCGGCGACCTGCTCACACTGGCCTGGCAGGGCGAGCAACTGCCCGATACCGACGACGTACTGGCCGCACTGGAAGCCACCTTCTCACGCACGCCCGGCACGCGCGCTCTCGGGCTGCGGGTGCCGGCACCACTGCACGCCGAACTGCGGCGGCTGGGCGTGCTGATTCCGGACACCCACCACGGCCATGTGGTGCTGCAAAGCCTGCTCTGGCAGCAAGGCACACTCTGGCTCGGCGACGGCCATGCCCCGGATTTTCCCGTGCAGCACGTGATGCAGGATGGGCGCCGCCATCCCTTGCGTGCGCCGAAACCTGCCGGGGTGGTGTACCGCCGCCATATTCCCTGGCTGAACGCCACGTTCTCGCTGCGCGTGGCCGATATCGATACCGACCTGCCGCGTTTTCACCGCTGGATGAACGACCCGGTGGTGGCGCACTTCTGGGAAGAACAGGGCGAGTTGAGCCATCACCGCCAGTATCTGGAACGGGTCACCCATGCCCCCGGCATCCTGCCATTGATCGCCGCCTTTGATGACACGCCGTTTGGTTACATCGAAGCCTACTGGGCGCGCGAGGACCGCATCGCGCCCTACTACGACACGGATGATTTTGATCGCGGCTGGCATGTACTGGTGGGCGACGCCGCCTTTCGCGGCAAGCCGTGGCTGGCCGCCTGGATGCCCTCTGTCTCGCATTACCTGTTTCTGGCGGACCACCGCACCCGGCGTCTGGTGATCGAACCGCGCTCCGACAACGACCGGATGCTGCGCAACCTGTCGCGCTGCGGCTACGCCCTGGTCAAGACGTTCGATTTTCCGCACAAGCACGCGGTGCTCGGCATGCTCTCGCGCGAACACTTTTTCAACGAACGTCTGTGGGTGCCCGCGCCGCCCCATCCCGGCGCACCCTTTTCGTCCCCCTCCGGGCCTTTCCCCACCGAATCGAATGAATGA
- a CDS encoding lysine N(6)-hydroxylase/L-ornithine N(5)-oxygenase family protein yields MHIHDLIGIGFGPSNIALAIALEEHGQRHGKVDACFIERQGGFAWHPDMLLDHAHMQISFLKDLVTPRNPSSRYSFLNYLHEKSRLQDFINLKTFFPSRHEFNDYLAWTASHFEHQCAFGESVFEVLPEMQGKDVSLLRVRSRDASGQVHERLTRSLVIGVGGAPNIPPSFAGLQDDTRVFHSSRYLSELGRQQAPRRLAVIGAGQSAAEIFLDLAQRDGTEVDLITRCWAFKPSDDSPFVNEIFNPEYTDYVFNNATGQRAALLEEYMNTNYAAPDLELIQQIFEVFYRQKVTGSQRHRFRRRHEVEAVVADDAGVHLRVANLDTGDSDSTCYDGVVLATGYQRQVHRDLLAPLQPWLGECSVNRHYQVQAAEGFRPAVFLQGCCEPTHGLSDTLLSVMAVRTAEICQALQHALPRASARASAAHAEPVAAMAQG; encoded by the coding sequence ATGCATATCCACGATCTGATCGGCATCGGCTTCGGCCCGTCGAATATCGCCCTGGCCATCGCGCTGGAAGAACACGGCCAGCGCCACGGCAAGGTGGACGCCTGTTTTATCGAACGCCAGGGCGGCTTCGCCTGGCACCCGGATATGCTGCTGGATCATGCGCACATGCAGATTTCCTTCCTCAAGGATCTGGTCACGCCGCGCAACCCGTCGAGCCGCTACAGCTTTCTCAACTACCTGCACGAAAAAAGCCGGTTACAGGACTTCATCAACCTGAAAACCTTCTTCCCCAGCCGCCATGAATTCAACGACTACCTGGCCTGGACCGCGTCGCATTTCGAGCACCAGTGTGCCTTCGGTGAAAGCGTGTTCGAGGTGTTGCCGGAAATGCAGGGCAAGGACGTCTCGCTGCTGCGCGTGCGTTCCCGCGACGCCAGTGGCCAGGTGCATGAACGCCTGACCCGCTCACTGGTGATCGGCGTCGGTGGCGCACCGAACATTCCACCGAGCTTCGCCGGCCTGCAAGACGACACCCGCGTGTTTCATTCCAGCCGCTATCTGTCAGAGCTGGGCCGCCAGCAGGCCCCGCGCCGCCTGGCAGTGATCGGCGCCGGCCAGAGCGCGGCAGAAATCTTCCTCGACCTGGCCCAGCGCGACGGCACGGAAGTCGACCTGATCACCCGCTGCTGGGCATTCAAGCCCTCCGACGACAGCCCGTTCGTGAACGAAATCTTCAACCCGGAATACACCGACTATGTGTTCAACAACGCCACCGGCCAGCGCGCAGCGCTGCTGGAGGAGTACATGAACACCAACTACGCTGCGCCGGACCTGGAGCTGATCCAGCAGATTTTCGAAGTGTTCTACCGGCAGAAAGTCACCGGCAGCCAGCGCCACCGTTTCCGCCGCCGTCATGAAGTGGAAGCCGTGGTGGCCGATGACGCCGGCGTGCACCTGCGCGTGGCCAACCTGGATACCGGCGACAGTGACAGCACCTGCTACGACGGCGTGGTGCTCGCCACCGGCTACCAGCGCCAGGTGCACCGCGACCTGCTGGCACCGCTGCAACCCTGGCTCGGCGAGTGCAGCGTGAACCGCCATTATCAGGTGCAGGCCGCCGAGGGCTTCCGGCCGGCCGTGTTCCTGCAGGGATGCTGCGAACCCACCCATGGTCTCAGCGACACCCTGCTGTCAGTGATGGCGGTGCGCACGGCGGAAATCTGCCAGGCATTGCAGCATGCCCTGCCACGGGCCAGTGCGCGCGCCAGTGCCGCCCACGCCGAGCCGGTGGCAGCCATGGCGCAGGGCTGA